The window TCTTTCTGAATATCAGGAGAAGTCATGGTATTATTTTTTGGAGCTTTTTCTAATACCATATTTTTCACATCTTCCTTCATATCTGCATACCATTTTAAGAGATCTAAAAAATGGCCTCTCCTAGTAGAAGTTACACTCTCATCATGGCCCCGAAAAGGAATTCCTTCTTTCAAAAGATACATTATCACATCAATTGAAGCATTCAAACGAACTTGATGATCACTTTTAATTTTCTCAGATTGTTTGTCCAAAGAAGTTAGAATGGATTGTTCTTGGTTCATTAAATCTAGCATCATATTGAAACATCGATTATGAACACTACCCACGTTACCCACATGTGAATTAAATCTTTCTAAAGCTTTATTCCAACCTCTAAAACCATCCGTTGTGAAAGCATCACCTACTTTTTTTCCATATCCTCCAACCTCATTTCTAAACAAGTAACAACATAAACAAAATGCTGCATCTTGTTTAATGCTATATGCTAACCATTGAGAACATGAAGTTTTAAACCATTGAGGATTAAAGTGACGCATTATTCCCCCAAAATCTCTTTTTGGAAAGACAAAACCACGGGGTTGACAAGCtccattttgtatataatttctCCTTATACGGTCACGTAAATTAGGAGGATATTCTGAAATTGGTTTTCTTTTAGCAGGATCGGGCTCATAATAACACACTTTATCCGATGCTTGGGAAGGATTAATATTGTTATTAATAACTGGACATGGAGAACTTGTCAAAGGAGAGCTAGAAGAAGTTGCAGAAGCTTGAGCTTGGTAAAAACTCGTGATCATATCGACTTTTGCtagaaaaaactaaaaatcacaaaatagaaATTTACTTGAAGTAAAAGAGTAAATCATCATGTACTTTATTTCAATTACAAAAGTATGAGACGACATCTAACTTGTGTCAAGTTTCATCAATCAACACCAAATTTCCAGATTCAAGCAAACATCTTCATTGTCTGTTTCAATAATTAAAACCGTGCTTAGTTGTCTACTTGTCTTATTGATTTGATTATTAGTTATGACAATTTACTTCACAAATTAATAGAGGAAAAAGCAAAATTTAGGACCCTAAGATTCTTTCTTTACTGGTCCCAAAATAAAACTATTGAAACTCAGAACTTTTGTCAAGATAGGTAGGGTTGGTGAGAAGCAAACTTTACTTCATGAGATAAACTGACGAACCCTAGCAGAGGAAGCAGCAGAACCTTagctttttctttgatttgggaATTGGAAGAAACCCCAGCAGAACCctagttttttttatttgggaATTGGGAGAAAAAGTTtgtctttaaaaaattaaaatccagaAAGCCTTTGTTAAACAAAGAAAGAAGCAAAGACTTCTGAGTATTAAAGAAAGAAGCAAACATTGCTTCTGTTAAACAAAAGAAACTTTAAGTACTTAAGTTAGAAAACGATGTCGTAGTGAAAAAATGtattaaaaaaatgaaacaaaaaaaacaCTACTTTAGTGGGGAATTGAACCCATATCTTTATCCAAAGAACCCACAACCCTTACCATTGAACCCTATCAACCTTCATCTTTCTTCAGCAACAAAAGAGAAAGAACAGCTTCAGCCGTCTCCAGCCACCGGACCTCCTCTCCAAAACTTCAGCCATGAAACCCACCTTAAACCACCATGAACGTCCAACCATGTAAAGCTCCAAAACTACAGAAATTTTCACCCATAAGACAATCCAAAaggtagaaaagaaaaaaaaaatgaagcttCTTCATGTAATAAAAACGCAGCAGCTGCTGCGGATCTTCTTCCTCCAAAACACTTCTAAAAGAAAAAGCCAAAAATCAACGAAAAACAGCCATCAAATTCGCTGAAATTTGGAAGTTGTGTTCGAGGTCTCGGAATTGCTGCGCTTCCGTTTGAGCTCCGGTCGGCTGTCTCTGTTTGAGTTCTTTCCAGTCGCTTGGTTCTGTTTGTTGTCGCCGGTAAACACTCTGATCAACAATTTTCCGGATGTTAAGCTCGTGTAATTCCAACTCAGATAATTTATATAAAAGGTCCGATCTTTTAACTTTTTTTCATCCAGTTCTTCATGTATTGTTCAAATATGTTCCCTTCCCCTTCTTGTGGGCTAAGTTATTATTAGCAGAATGTTTTGTTGTCTTTTTCCTAATTGTTTGCGTGATTTGTTTATTTTAAAATGATATATTATGcctctttattttatttgtttagttCTACTTCAATGAATAATGAAAATATAAGATCTAGGATTAGCCTTCTTTCAAGATTTTGGTTACTTTAATACCGTCCATTCATAGGGACATCTGATTTCTGAGTGTTTACATGGATTATTGGGGTTTTGGTTAGCTCTATTCAAGCTTTAATTAATATTGGCATTAAGCATTTCTCATGCCCATGTTTGAATTATTTTGTTAAGACATTAGATTAAGACTttcattatttcttttattcatgGAACTACGAGGAAGGTTTCAAATTAATTAGGCCATCTGGTATTTGGTCTGAATAGCATGTAAGAAAAGCCAAATATGTTAATTCCATATCCTACGcccaatttctttaataattagCGATTTGGTTATTGATATCGGAATAATCCAAATACGCTAAAACGCTTTATGCTCGCCCTTAATTAATCTA is drawn from Nicotiana tabacum cultivar K326 chromosome 22, ASM71507v2, whole genome shotgun sequence and contains these coding sequences:
- the LOC107822125 gene encoding uncharacterized protein LOC107822125, with protein sequence MITSFYQAQASATSSSSPLTSSPCPVINNNINPSQASDKVCYYEPDPAKRKPISEYPPNLRDRIRRNYIQNGACQPRGFVFPKRDFGGIMRHFNPQWFKTSCSQWLAYSIKQDAAFCLCCYLFRNEVGGYGKKVGDAFTTDGFRGWNKALERFNSHVGNVGSVHNRCFNMMLDLMNQEQSILTSLDKQSEKIKSDHQVRLNASIDVIMYLLKEGIPFRGHDESVTSTRRGHFLDLLKWYADMKEDVKNMVLEKAPKNNTMTSPDIQKDIVNSCAKETVKEIIEDLNGNFFGILVDESKDVSHKEQLALVLRYVNKEGELIERFLGLVHVKDTSAHALQNEIYSLLLQHSLSSSLIRGQGYDGASNMQGNINGLKTLIQKDNPSAHCKHCFAHRLQLTLVVVAKKHHDVNNFFDILANILNVVGGSYKRREMLRDDQAKKIDELLMLGEVHTGSGLNQELGLQRPGDTR